One window from the genome of Erwinia sorbitola encodes:
- a CDS encoding LysR family transcriptional regulator produces MASLNDLDLRQLQAFSAVISSGSVTAAAKVLQRSQPAVSRLIQDLENTLGYPLFLRNGPRIYPTEQALRLHEYVATALTSLQQIRLRANEIWKEEKTPLLIAATPSMSSGLLPEALALINLDDSVQILSDSAEQTAHAIITGKAELGISSLPLEHQGAQVHWIGQSRCVIALREDDPLAQKGQVLLSDLMSRKLITPYNPYRLRRRYEQVLRKARVKPAGVIETNSSVNILACIRSGLGVAILEPVTAYGLPVAGVAIRELDVEIPYYFGVTTPQSKPPRPSVLALIDALKQAAASLLPEFVCLDAGEHARVIQLLHQEE; encoded by the coding sequence ATAGCTTCACTTAACGATCTTGATCTTCGCCAGCTTCAGGCTTTCTCAGCGGTCATTTCGTCCGGGAGTGTGACAGCGGCAGCCAAAGTATTGCAGCGTTCGCAACCGGCGGTATCGCGGCTGATTCAGGATCTGGAGAACACCCTCGGGTATCCGCTGTTTCTGCGAAACGGGCCAAGGATTTACCCGACGGAGCAGGCATTACGTCTGCACGAATACGTGGCGACGGCGCTGACCTCGCTGCAACAGATTCGTCTGCGCGCCAATGAGATCTGGAAAGAAGAGAAAACGCCGCTGCTGATTGCTGCCACGCCCTCGATGTCTTCCGGCCTGCTGCCTGAGGCGCTGGCGCTGATAAATCTGGATGATTCCGTGCAGATCCTGAGTGACTCCGCCGAACAGACCGCACATGCCATTATTACCGGCAAGGCCGAGCTGGGTATCAGCAGCCTGCCGCTGGAGCATCAGGGCGCTCAGGTGCACTGGATCGGCCAGTCGCGCTGCGTGATTGCGTTGCGCGAAGATGACCCGCTGGCGCAAAAAGGACAGGTGCTGTTAAGCGATTTGATGTCGCGTAAGTTGATTACTCCCTATAACCCTTATCGTCTGCGCAGGCGTTATGAACAGGTATTGCGCAAGGCGCGGGTTAAACCGGCGGGGGTGATTGAAACCAACTCATCGGTCAATATTCTGGCCTGCATTCGTTCTGGTTTAGGCGTGGCGATACTTGAACCGGTCACCGCTTATGGCTTACCCGTGGCGGGCGTGGCGATCAGAGAGCTGGATGTGGAGATCCCCTATTATTTTGGCGTCACCACGCCGCAGTCAAAGCCGCCGCGTCCCAGCGTTCTGGCACTGATTGATGCCCTGAAGCAGGCCGCCGCCAGCCTCCTGCCGGAGTTTGTCTGCCTTGATGCCGGTGAGCATGCGCGTGTGATCCAGCTGCTGCATCAGGAAGAGTAA
- a CDS encoding NAD(P)-binding domain-containing protein yields MSAESSNKTGLDALEKRLSEDLSLLELPAKSWVPARQYNGAPVRDVVVIGGGMCGLAATAKLILSGIDNVVAYDAAPSGLEGPWVTFARMETLRSPKTLHGPALGLPQLTFRAWFTAQWGDEAWASLDKIPKNQWMDYLIWYRQVLALPVRNNVRMTGISAAGDLIALDLDGAESGRVYTRHLVLATGRSGLGGFAVPESLQGVDRSLWSHSADDIDFTALRGKRLAVIGAGASSMDNAAAALESGAGSVDLLIRRKEMPRINKMTGIGSQGVVHGMHLLPDAWKWKFVDYTNTTQTPPPRSSTLRVSRHANARFLLDCGIKTVNEEAGELLIDTTQGPLRYDFLIAATGFTNDFNGRPEFAAIAPHIRTWADGRYTPEMGAPRPGMLASPDLGPGFEFRERISGSCPMLAKIHCFNDAAMLTHGKVSGDIPAVSAGADRLVRGIASALFADDVDTHFASLVAYDIPELLGDEWTDSTPQLQKDNAL; encoded by the coding sequence ATGTCAGCAGAGAGTAGCAACAAAACCGGTCTGGACGCGCTTGAAAAAAGGCTGTCTGAGGATTTGTCTTTGCTGGAACTGCCCGCGAAATCCTGGGTGCCCGCACGTCAGTATAATGGCGCTCCCGTCCGCGACGTGGTCGTGATCGGTGGCGGTATGTGTGGTCTGGCGGCAACAGCGAAGCTGATTCTCAGCGGGATCGATAACGTCGTCGCCTACGATGCGGCACCTTCCGGTCTGGAAGGGCCGTGGGTGACGTTTGCCCGCATGGAAACGCTGCGTTCTCCTAAAACCCTGCACGGCCCGGCTCTGGGCCTGCCGCAGCTCACCTTCCGTGCCTGGTTTACAGCGCAGTGGGGAGATGAAGCCTGGGCGTCACTGGATAAAATTCCTAAAAATCAGTGGATGGATTATCTCATCTGGTATCGCCAGGTTCTGGCGCTGCCGGTACGAAATAATGTGCGGATGACCGGCATTTCTGCCGCCGGGGATCTGATTGCCCTCGATCTCGACGGTGCCGAGAGCGGCCGCGTTTATACCCGCCACCTGGTTCTGGCAACCGGCCGCTCCGGACTGGGCGGTTTTGCGGTTCCCGAATCTCTCCAGGGCGTTGATCGCTCGCTCTGGTCACACTCCGCCGATGATATCGATTTCACCGCGCTGCGCGGCAAACGACTGGCGGTGATCGGGGCAGGCGCCTCGTCGATGGATAACGCCGCTGCGGCGCTGGAGTCCGGCGCTGGGTCTGTTGACCTGCTGATCCGCCGTAAAGAGATGCCGCGCATTAACAAGATGACCGGCATCGGCAGCCAGGGAGTGGTGCACGGGATGCATCTGCTGCCCGACGCATGGAAATGGAAGTTTGTTGACTATACCAACACCACCCAGACGCCACCGCCACGCTCTTCTACGCTGCGCGTCTCCCGTCATGCGAATGCACGCTTCCTGCTGGACTGCGGCATCAAAACGGTAAATGAGGAAGCGGGTGAACTGCTGATCGACACCACGCAAGGGCCGCTGCGCTACGATTTCCTGATTGCTGCAACGGGCTTTACCAACGACTTTAACGGCCGCCCGGAGTTTGCCGCCATCGCGCCGCATATCCGTACCTGGGCGGACGGGCGCTACACGCCGGAGATGGGCGCGCCGCGACCTGGAATGCTGGCTTCCCCCGATCTCGGGCCGGGCTTTGAATTCCGCGAGCGCATATCCGGTTCCTGCCCGATGCTGGCAAAGATTCACTGCTTCAACGATGCCGCCATGCTGACGCACGGTAAAGTTTCCGGCGATATTCCGGCGGTCAGCGCCGGAGCCGATCGTCTGGTGCGGGGCATTGCTTCCGCGCTATTTGCTGACGATGTCGACACACATTTCGCCAGTCTGGTGGCATACGACATCCCAGAACTGCTGGGAGATGAATGGACTGACTCCACTCCCCAACTACAGAAGGATAATGCATTGTGA
- a CDS encoding CMD domain-containing protein encodes MIDAIDKAAGLDAEDALYGTRRFRPEFVEGAELCRLSVLHPENDQGLSTDWRLAVALRIATLNDDAALVAQYSTQLAEFTPDAALFDFARGATPPDEPLATLARHVDLVTLTPGKADAGTVARLDAAGWNNPQIVALSELIAFVNFQTKVASGLRLMRIS; translated from the coding sequence GTGATTGATGCTATCGATAAGGCGGCGGGCCTTGATGCAGAAGATGCGCTGTACGGCACCCGACGCTTTCGCCCGGAGTTTGTAGAGGGTGCCGAACTGTGCCGTCTCTCTGTGCTGCACCCGGAAAACGATCAGGGTCTGTCTACCGACTGGCGTCTTGCCGTGGCGTTGCGCATCGCAACCCTGAATGACGATGCGGCACTGGTAGCGCAGTACAGCACACAGCTGGCGGAGTTCACCCCTGATGCCGCGCTGTTCGACTTTGCCCGGGGGGCGACGCCGCCGGATGAACCGCTGGCGACCCTCGCCCGTCATGTTGACCTCGTCACCCTGACTCCGGGTAAGGCTGATGCGGGTACCGTCGCACGGCTGGATGCAGCTGGATGGAATAATCCGCAAATCGTCGCGCTCTCCGAGCTGATCGCCTTTGTGAATTTTCAGACCAAAGTGGCCAGCGGTTTGCGCCTGATGAGGATCTCATGA
- a CDS encoding peroxidase-related enzyme (This protein belongs to a clade of uncharacterized proteins related to peroxidases such as the alkylhydroperoxidase AhpD.), with product MIPSVTLKPLSWHPYITPVEVADATPAQIEAMKVTPSNKKVSEYVRTLAHDPESYVARTVLFNAIMYVDGGLPHADRELGALGASMVNGCKFCAVVHARRHSGLTKNSSVVSALYFARPEQLGPRDAAIYHFARQLSAVPSQATEEDIIRLRSVGMNDVDIVDLIHAISIFGWANRLMHVLGHADSGS from the coding sequence ATGATCCCTTCCGTTACCCTGAAGCCACTGAGCTGGCATCCGTATATCACCCCGGTGGAAGTGGCAGATGCCACCCCGGCACAGATTGAGGCGATGAAGGTCACGCCGTCCAATAAAAAAGTCTCGGAATATGTCCGCACGCTGGCGCACGACCCGGAAAGTTATGTCGCCCGCACGGTGCTGTTTAACGCCATTATGTATGTCGATGGCGGACTCCCGCACGCCGACCGTGAGCTGGGTGCGCTGGGAGCTTCCATGGTCAATGGCTGCAAGTTCTGCGCCGTGGTTCATGCGCGCCGTCACTCCGGTCTGACTAAGAACAGCAGCGTGGTGAGTGCGCTCTATTTCGCCAGGCCCGAACAGCTCGGCCCGCGTGATGCGGCCATTTACCATTTTGCCCGCCAGCTGTCGGCAGTGCCGTCGCAGGCGACAGAGGAAGATATTATCCGCCTGCGATCCGTCGGCATGAATGACGTTGATATTGTCGATCTGATCCACGCCATCTCCATCTTCGGCTGGGCAAACCGTCTGATGCACGTTCTCGGCCATGCCGATAGCGGCAGCTAA
- a CDS encoding amino acid ABC transporter ATP-binding protein produces the protein MLELNNIKLAYGSSPILKGVNLSVKRGDVLSIIGPSGTGKTTLLRCINYLAKPSSGSITFDQIRMDYQSVDKAAVQAIRLRTAMVFQQFNVFKNMTVIQNVMDPLIVVQRKSADEARKIALEELDRVGLSDKRDHYPSQLSGGQLQRTGIARALAVRPDVILFDEPTSSLDPELVGEVLKVIKDVTSSGITSLLVTHEMQFAKNVSNRIVFMDQGIVAAEGSPAEIFDTPANPRLAQFLTSETSLY, from the coding sequence ATGCTTGAACTGAACAATATAAAGCTCGCCTACGGCAGCTCACCCATTTTGAAAGGCGTTAATCTCTCGGTAAAACGTGGGGATGTGCTGTCGATTATCGGCCCAAGCGGTACCGGCAAGACTACGCTGCTGCGCTGCATCAACTATCTGGCAAAGCCCTCTTCCGGCAGCATCACTTTCGATCAGATTCGCATGGATTATCAGTCTGTGGATAAAGCCGCAGTGCAGGCCATCCGTCTGCGCACGGCGATGGTATTCCAGCAGTTTAACGTGTTCAAAAATATGACGGTGATCCAGAACGTTATGGATCCGCTGATCGTCGTACAGCGTAAATCAGCTGATGAAGCGCGCAAAATAGCGCTGGAAGAGCTGGATCGCGTTGGCCTGTCTGACAAGCGCGACCACTATCCCTCGCAGCTCTCCGGCGGACAGTTACAGAGAACCGGCATTGCCCGCGCGCTGGCAGTACGCCCGGATGTCATTCTCTTTGATGAGCCGACCTCCTCGCTGGATCCGGAACTGGTCGGCGAAGTGCTGAAGGTGATCAAAGACGTCACCTCATCCGGCATCACCTCACTGCTGGTCACCCACGAGATGCAATTTGCTAAAAACGTCTCAAACCGCATCGTGTTTATGGATCAGGGCATTGTCGCGGCTGAAGGCAGCCCGGCGGAGATTTTCGACACTCCCGCCAATCCGCGACTCGCGCAATTCCTTACGTCCGAAACGTCACTCTACTAA
- a CDS encoding transporter substrate-binding domain-containing protein — MPANASTFRRRLTLALLGGVAIAASSIGSVYAQTPVRVIKVATAAESKPLSWGAIGHEPQGYEPDLLRAINARLPQYRFVLEGAADIAQETGLATGKYDMATGGFYTAPARSKQFLIPATPMGASLMKIYSRKESNINTMKDLVGKKIVPVTAGGGVYKFVTQWQQENPDSAVKISASSAGIPYPDRLKEVQRGKYDALILPSNLGEQAVIDNQKLDIKASEPVATNNTYVLIHRSDENQRLANDVNDALKSLKEDGTFDKLSQKWFGEDVVKYIK, encoded by the coding sequence ATGCCTGCAAACGCATCTACCTTCCGTCGTCGCCTGACTCTGGCGTTACTTGGCGGTGTGGCCATCGCTGCCTCAAGCATCGGTTCTGTCTACGCGCAGACGCCGGTACGCGTCATTAAAGTCGCCACGGCGGCAGAATCTAAACCGCTCTCATGGGGCGCTATCGGCCATGAACCTCAGGGTTATGAGCCTGACCTGCTGCGGGCGATCAACGCCAGGCTTCCGCAGTACCGCTTTGTGCTGGAAGGCGCGGCGGATATTGCTCAGGAAACCGGCCTCGCAACCGGCAAATACGATATGGCAACCGGCGGCTTTTATACCGCTCCGGCACGCAGTAAACAGTTCCTGATCCCGGCCACCCCGATGGGTGCCAGCCTGATGAAAATCTACAGCCGTAAAGAGAGCAATATCAACACCATGAAGGATCTGGTGGGTAAGAAAATTGTTCCGGTTACCGCTGGCGGTGGCGTCTACAAGTTCGTCACTCAGTGGCAGCAGGAGAACCCGGACTCTGCGGTGAAAATTTCCGCCTCCAGCGCCGGGATCCCTTATCCGGATCGCCTGAAGGAAGTACAGCGCGGCAAGTATGATGCCCTGATTCTGCCTTCCAATCTGGGTGAGCAGGCGGTAATCGATAACCAGAAGCTGGATATCAAAGCCAGCGAGCCGGTAGCCACTAACAATACCTATGTGCTGATCCACCGCTCAGACGAAAACCAGCGCCTGGCAAATGACGTTAACGATGCGCTTAAGTCGCTGAAAGAGGATGGCACCTTCGACAAACTGTCGCAGAAATGGTTTGGCGAAGACGTGGTTAAGTACATCAAGTAA
- a CDS encoding amino acid ABC transporter permease, whose amino-acid sequence MDLTVMIPELLSALPLTLAIMFVALIAGFVLALIATTFRIRRILVISQLADLYVSYARSVPVVLQLFVAFYGLPVFVALFGMKDFVSPTLASMVGLSLYHGGYLSEVIRPAYLAVERGQHDAADSLGYSFWQKLTRIAGPQALHIALPGYGNAVIYMIHNVALVMYIGAADIMATAHLVMERDYNQYQFSTYLVLGVLYSLLCLISWLIVRVFERRFARYTSKTAPSKIKLTASI is encoded by the coding sequence ATGGATCTCACCGTCATGATCCCAGAGCTACTCTCGGCCTTGCCGTTGACGCTCGCAATTATGTTTGTGGCGCTTATCGCTGGCTTTGTGCTGGCGCTGATTGCCACCACCTTCAGGATTCGCAGGATACTGGTTATCAGCCAGCTGGCAGACCTTTACGTCTCCTATGCCCGCAGCGTACCGGTGGTATTACAGCTGTTCGTTGCTTTCTACGGACTGCCGGTATTTGTCGCCCTGTTTGGTATGAAAGATTTTGTTTCGCCCACGCTGGCATCAATGGTGGGACTGAGCCTGTATCACGGTGGCTATCTGTCAGAGGTGATACGCCCCGCTTATCTTGCCGTTGAGCGCGGCCAGCATGATGCGGCAGACAGCCTCGGCTACAGCTTCTGGCAAAAACTGACCCGTATTGCCGGGCCGCAGGCTCTGCATATTGCCCTACCCGGTTACGGTAACGCGGTGATCTATATGATCCACAACGTGGCACTGGTGATGTATATCGGAGCCGCAGACATTATGGCGACCGCGCATCTGGTGATGGAGCGCGATTATAACCAGTACCAGTTCAGTACCTATCTGGTACTGGGGGTGCTTTATTCCCTGCTGTGCCTGATTTCATGGCTGATTGTGCGCGTCTTTGAACGCCGTTTCGCCCGCTACACATCGAAAACAGCACCGTCCAAAATTAAGCTCACGGCGAGCATCTGA
- a CDS encoding amino acid ABC transporter permease, with amino-acid sequence MFDWDVLLPDFLSIMDAVPLTLMMAVTIFIFSTLMGGLFALIEYRRIPVLRELVIGYKVVFKGVPMVVMIFLAYYGLPPALQFSAALTGIDYNGHSMPNWVIIVVALTACVAAFQAEVIKGALNSFDSGQSDAAHSLGYSNGQLFRRVLFPQVIIAAIPDLANSFMVIMKALSLAFAIEVVDIFAQAQLTAALNYYYLEAFLVAVVFYMVIAYVITKIADKLEAALRIRT; translated from the coding sequence ATGTTTGATTGGGATGTTTTGCTGCCGGATTTTTTGAGCATCATGGACGCCGTGCCGTTGACGCTGATGATGGCAGTGACAATTTTTATCTTCTCCACGCTGATGGGTGGCCTGTTTGCACTGATTGAGTACCGGCGAATACCGGTGCTGCGCGAACTGGTGATCGGTTACAAAGTGGTGTTTAAAGGCGTGCCAATGGTGGTGATGATTTTCCTTGCCTACTACGGCCTGCCTCCGGCGTTGCAGTTCAGCGCCGCGCTGACAGGTATTGACTATAACGGTCACTCAATGCCGAACTGGGTAATAATCGTCGTCGCCTTAACCGCCTGCGTGGCGGCGTTCCAGGCTGAGGTGATCAAAGGCGCGCTGAACTCCTTCGATAGCGGTCAGTCGGATGCTGCGCATTCGCTGGGTTATTCCAACGGACAGCTGTTCCGGCGGGTGCTTTTCCCTCAGGTGATCATCGCGGCGATCCCGGATTTAGCGAACTCCTTTATGGTGATCATGAAGGCGCTCTCTCTGGCCTTCGCCATTGAAGTGGTGGATATCTTTGCCCAGGCGCAGCTGACAGCGGCACTGAATTATTACTACCTTGAAGCGTTCCTGGTGGCGGTGGTGTTCTATATGGTGATTGCTTACGTCATCACCAAAATTGCTGACAAGCTGGAGGCGGCGCTCAGAATCAGAACCTGA
- the hrpB gene encoding ATP-dependent helicase HrpB, whose amino-acid sequence MSSLPVSAVLPDLFRALKSSPQVLLAAPTGAGKSTWLPLQILQECGFDGRILLLEPRRLAARNVAQRLAEQLGEEPGATVGYRMRGESRSGKQTRLEVVTEGILTRMLQQDPMLEGVSLVILDEFHERSLQGDLALALLLDVQGGLRDDLKVLIMSATLDNSRLREWLPQAPLISSEGRSFPVERRYQPLAANLRFEEAVARQASQLLREEAGSMLLFLPGVSEIQRVQTQLAERVASDVDLCPLYGALSLADQRRAILPSPAGRRKVVLATNIAETSLTIEGIRLVVDSAQERSAQFDVRSGVTCLQTQRVSQASMTQRAGRAGRLEPGICLHLIAKEQAERAATHSEPEILNCDLAALWLDLLQWGCQDVSQLKWLDIPPQAGIAAARQLLQQLGATDEEGRLTSGGRKMASLGSEPRFAALLMAAGSDPDAVATAAQLVAMLEEPVRGSTDLRDSFHRRLPQWQRRARQLQQRVNISEGRADDDLIAPLLAAAFPDRIARRRGVDGRYQLANGSGASLDREDGLTRSEWLIAPALLQGNGQPDARILQALPLDIEQLVSQCPTLVQQQTEVEWDEEKGTLRAWRREQIGQLVLKSQPLAKPEEGELHAAMLRWVRSKGLSVLNWTPQAEQLRLRLICAAQWLPEGGWPAAEEPALLATLEKWLLPAMSGVRDGKGLRQLDVGNALAGLLTWAQRQQLDAVLPTHYVVPTGSRLPIHYHQDKPPALAVRLQEMYGEAKNPSVANGRVPLVLELLSPAQRPLQITRDLAAFWSGAYREVQKEMKGRYPKHLWPDDPANTLPTSRVKRFSTPSPKK is encoded by the coding sequence GTGAGTTCACTACCGGTCAGTGCCGTGTTACCCGATTTATTCCGCGCGCTGAAAAGCTCTCCTCAGGTGCTTCTCGCGGCACCCACCGGTGCAGGGAAATCCACCTGGCTGCCGCTACAGATCCTGCAAGAGTGCGGATTTGACGGGCGTATTTTGCTGCTTGAACCCCGCAGGCTGGCGGCGCGAAATGTTGCACAGCGGCTGGCTGAACAGCTGGGAGAAGAGCCGGGAGCCACCGTTGGCTACCGTATGCGCGGTGAAAGCCGCAGCGGTAAACAGACCCGGCTTGAGGTGGTGACCGAAGGGATCCTCACGCGCATGTTACAGCAGGATCCGATGCTGGAAGGCGTATCGCTGGTGATCCTCGATGAATTTCACGAACGCAGCTTACAGGGCGATCTGGCGCTGGCGCTGCTGCTTGATGTTCAGGGCGGGCTACGCGATGACCTGAAGGTGCTGATCATGTCTGCCACGCTGGATAACTCGCGTCTGCGCGAATGGCTGCCGCAGGCACCGTTAATCAGCTCTGAAGGGCGCTCGTTTCCGGTGGAGCGCCGTTACCAGCCGCTGGCCGCTAATCTGCGGTTTGAGGAAGCGGTCGCACGCCAGGCCAGCCAGCTTTTGCGTGAAGAAGCGGGATCGATGCTGCTCTTTCTGCCGGGTGTTTCGGAGATTCAACGCGTCCAGACGCAGCTGGCGGAAAGAGTTGCCAGCGATGTTGACCTCTGTCCGCTGTACGGTGCGCTGTCGCTGGCTGACCAGCGCCGGGCAATTCTGCCGTCTCCTGCCGGACGTCGTAAAGTGGTGCTGGCGACCAATATTGCGGAAACCAGTCTGACCATTGAGGGAATTCGTCTGGTGGTAGACAGCGCACAGGAGCGCAGCGCGCAGTTTGACGTGCGCAGCGGAGTAACCTGCCTGCAAACCCAGCGCGTCAGTCAGGCTTCAATGACGCAGCGTGCCGGACGTGCCGGCCGTCTGGAGCCGGGTATCTGCCTGCATCTGATCGCTAAAGAGCAGGCTGAACGTGCCGCTACCCATAGTGAACCGGAAATTCTTAACTGCGACCTCGCGGCCCTGTGGCTCGATCTGTTGCAGTGGGGCTGCCAGGATGTCAGCCAGCTTAAGTGGCTGGATATACCTCCTCAGGCTGGGATTGCGGCGGCGCGTCAGCTGCTGCAACAGCTGGGCGCGACCGATGAAGAGGGCAGGCTGACCTCCGGCGGGCGCAAAATGGCCTCGCTGGGCAGTGAACCACGCTTTGCCGCGCTATTGATGGCGGCGGGGAGTGACCCCGATGCGGTGGCCACGGCGGCTCAACTGGTAGCGATGCTGGAGGAGCCGGTGCGCGGCAGTACGGATCTGCGCGACAGCTTCCATCGCCGTTTGCCGCAGTGGCAGCGCCGCGCACGTCAGCTGCAGCAGCGTGTAAATATCAGCGAAGGACGGGCAGATGATGACCTTATTGCACCGCTGCTGGCGGCGGCATTTCCTGACAGGATCGCGCGCCGACGCGGCGTGGACGGGCGTTATCAGCTGGCAAACGGTAGCGGAGCGTCGCTCGATCGTGAAGATGGCTTAACCCGCAGCGAATGGCTGATCGCTCCTGCTTTATTGCAGGGCAACGGCCAGCCGGATGCGCGGATTTTACAGGCGCTGCCGCTGGATATTGAACAGCTGGTCAGCCAGTGCCCGACGCTGGTACAGCAGCAGACCGAGGTGGAGTGGGATGAAGAAAAAGGTACCCTGCGCGCCTGGCGTCGTGAACAGATTGGTCAGCTGGTACTGAAATCACAGCCGCTGGCGAAGCCTGAAGAGGGCGAGCTGCACGCTGCGATGCTGCGCTGGGTACGCAGTAAAGGCCTGTCGGTACTCAACTGGACGCCGCAGGCTGAACAGCTGCGTTTGCGGCTGATTTGTGCCGCCCAGTGGCTGCCGGAAGGGGGCTGGCCCGCCGCAGAGGAGCCTGCGCTGCTGGCAACGCTGGAGAAATGGCTGCTGCCTGCCATGAGCGGCGTGCGCGATGGCAAAGGCCTGCGCCAGCTTGATGTGGGCAATGCGCTGGCCGGGCTGCTGACATGGGCGCAACGCCAGCAGCTGGACGCGGTGCTGCCCACTCATTATGTGGTACCCACCGGCAGCCGCTTGCCGATTCACTATCATCAGGACAAGCCTCCGGCGCTGGCGGTGCGATTACAGGAGATGTACGGCGAGGCGAAAAATCCCAGCGTGGCGAACGGGCGTGTGCCGCTGGTGCTGGAGCTGCTCTCCCCGGCGCAGCGGCCGTTGCAGATCACCCGCGATTTGGCCGCATTCTGGTCGGGAGCTTATCGTGAAGTGCAAAAGGAGATGAAAGGGCGCTATCCAAAGCATCTGTGGCCTGACGATCCGGCTAACACGCTGCCGACCAGCCGGGTAAAACGGTTTTCTACTCCGTCCCCGAAGAAGTGA
- the thpR gene encoding RNA 2',3'-cyclic phosphodiesterase gives MSATKRLFFGLELPDQCKHEIIQWRAETFPAEAGHPVGADSLHLTLAFLGDISEAKQQALMQLAGRIQQPGFTLTLDDAGHWPRSGVVWLGPRQAPRGLLQLADLLRSQAARSGCFQSPLPFHPHVTLLRNAALSVSLPPRNFHWSLPVERFVLFHSQFERGRTRYQEIADWKLR, from the coding sequence ATGAGCGCAACAAAACGGCTGTTTTTCGGCCTCGAACTGCCGGATCAATGCAAGCATGAGATTATTCAATGGCGTGCAGAAACCTTCCCCGCTGAAGCCGGGCATCCGGTCGGCGCTGACAGCCTGCATCTGACGCTGGCGTTCCTCGGGGATATCAGCGAGGCAAAACAGCAGGCGTTAATGCAGCTGGCCGGGCGCATTCAGCAGCCCGGGTTTACCCTGACGCTGGACGACGCAGGTCACTGGCCGCGCTCTGGCGTGGTGTGGCTCGGCCCCCGCCAGGCCCCGCGCGGCCTGTTGCAACTGGCGGATTTGCTACGATCCCAGGCGGCACGCAGCGGATGTTTTCAAAGTCCCCTGCCGTTTCATCCGCATGTCACATTACTGCGTAACGCTGCGCTGTCAGTATCGCTGCCGCCGCGCAATTTTCACTGGTCACTGCCCGTGGAGCGCTTTGTGCTGTTTCATTCACAGTTTGAGCGTGGGCGCACCCGCTATCAGGAGATCGCGGACTGGAAATTACGATAA
- the sfsA gene encoding DNA/RNA nuclease SfsA has translation MEFTPDLQSARLIKRYKRFLADIVTPEGEHLTIHCANTGAMTGCAIPGDTVWYSTSESVTRKYPHSWELTETQNGHWICVNTLRANGLVREALKEARIPELSGYDIVLPEVKYGSENSRIDFLLQANNRSNCYIEVKSVTLLQQGKGYFPDAVTERGQKHLRELIQIAQSGHRAVLFFAVLHSGIEDVSPARHIDARYAELLAQARLSGVELLCYKAQLSPEGINLHRPLKVEL, from the coding sequence ATGGAATTTACCCCTGACTTGCAGTCAGCACGACTGATTAAACGCTATAAACGCTTTCTGGCAGATATTGTCACCCCTGAAGGAGAGCACCTGACCATCCACTGCGCTAACACCGGCGCGATGACCGGATGTGCCATCCCGGGTGATACGGTTTGGTATTCGACATCGGAAAGTGTGACAAGAAAATATCCGCACAGCTGGGAGCTGACGGAGACACAAAATGGCCACTGGATTTGCGTTAATACGCTACGAGCTAACGGACTGGTACGTGAAGCATTAAAAGAGGCCCGTATTCCAGAGTTGTCTGGTTACGATATCGTGTTACCTGAAGTGAAATACGGCAGCGAAAACAGCCGGATTGACTTTCTGTTACAGGCGAATAATCGCAGTAACTGCTATATTGAAGTCAAATCCGTGACGCTGTTACAGCAGGGTAAAGGGTATTTTCCGGATGCGGTGACCGAGCGTGGCCAGAAGCATTTACGCGAACTGATTCAGATCGCGCAATCTGGCCATCGGGCGGTACTGTTCTTCGCCGTTCTGCATTCGGGGATTGAGGACGTTTCCCCGGCGCGTCACATCGATGCACGCTACGCGGAACTATTGGCACAGGCACGGCTGAGTGGCGTTGAGCTGCTCTGCTATAAGGCGCAGTTATCACCAGAAGGGATCAACCTGCACCGCCCCCTGAAGGTGGAGTTGTAA